One genomic window of Kosmotoga olearia TBF 19.5.1 includes the following:
- a CDS encoding Wadjet anti-phage system protein JetD domain-containing protein produces the protein MNVKKILMGFLDEFGGVFVESFELEEFLRSRDNFDYFSFYEAISELVFLGVLSPVRNSGFNGRNPPLYNKYRKRKPGLSAEDREFLDSLDPAIDTSRYRKSPDLLNRDKGFLELLDRFLKASDRESLRVPSSINERSFEIFGDEKFLSSADGHAFLQNASISEDFLNVYRTPEPFFFSSDSAYSGSLFNVLVIENKDTFYTIKRCFFSNGWRLLGKVFSHLVYGEGKKIIKSFEFALEIGLTPDSCRVFYFGDLDPEGIGIFESFRERFSDYDICPFVELYEELLTVNFSRAPKLRRKQRVSAERFSRFLENFPREVSERIMELFDSERYLPQEGLNFQFFDKVTGNG, from the coding sequence ATGAATGTGAAGAAGATTTTAATGGGATTTCTGGATGAATTTGGTGGGGTTTTTGTAGAAAGTTTTGAGCTGGAAGAGTTTTTGCGTTCCAGAGACAATTTTGATTATTTTTCTTTTTATGAAGCGATTTCTGAGTTGGTTTTTCTCGGAGTTCTTTCCCCTGTCAGGAATTCTGGTTTCAACGGCAGAAATCCTCCACTGTACAATAAGTATCGTAAGAGGAAACCTGGGCTATCTGCAGAAGATAGGGAGTTTCTTGATTCTCTGGATCCTGCCATAGATACTTCCAGGTATCGGAAGAGTCCCGATTTGCTGAATAGGGATAAAGGTTTTCTTGAGCTGCTGGATAGGTTTTTAAAGGCTTCTGATAGAGAGAGTTTAAGAGTTCCTTCTTCTATAAATGAACGTTCTTTCGAGATTTTCGGAGATGAGAAGTTTCTTTCCAGCGCAGATGGTCATGCGTTTTTGCAGAATGCTTCGATTTCTGAGGATTTTTTGAATGTTTACCGTACCCCTGAACCTTTTTTCTTCTCAAGTGATTCTGCTTATTCTGGAAGTTTGTTTAATGTACTTGTTATTGAGAACAAGGATACTTTTTATACGATAAAGCGCTGTTTTTTTAGCAACGGATGGAGGTTGCTAGGTAAGGTTTTTTCTCATCTTGTTTATGGTGAGGGGAAGAAGATTATCAAGAGTTTTGAATTTGCTCTTGAGATTGGTTTGACTCCTGATAGTTGCAGGGTGTTTTATTTTGGAGATCTTGACCCTGAAGGGATAGGTATCTTCGAGAGTTTCAGAGAGAGGTTTTCTGATTATGATATTTGTCCTTTCGTTGAGCTGTATGAGGAACTCCTCACTGTGAATTTTTCCAGAGCTCCAAAGTTGAGAAGGAAGCAGAGGGTAAGTGCTGAGAGGTTTTCGAGGTTTCTTGAGAATTTTCCCCGGGAGGTTTCTGAAAGGATAATGGAATTGTTTGATTCGGAAAGGTATTTACCCCAGGAGGGGTTGAACTTTCAATTTTTTGATAAGGTGACAGGAAATGGGTGA